The following are encoded together in the Theileria orientalis strain Shintoku DNA, chromosome 1, complete genome genome:
- a CDS encoding ATP-dependent helicase codes for MDGLEELQSLSALAKVTEMLKNYLDVDQPELAEFIIFLAKKAKDVEDFNKLLDENEANMSYDFVNQLYRTIIALDPPKRALIKTIIDEWDEIINRNDDQVNFPALTLKNDPNREELKAPKIKNELSDWAKELLERENPNIRVCDFGAFVEFETSEGVYDGLVHISQVSEKRKIINIQDVIKRNQKVYVKVTSIEKHEPSERDSRRKRLKISLTMKNVNQSTGKDTSEESYERGYGSELDTSKEYEEFELVNNKKRKYMNDIDRWENQQLLKRIVLSPIKLVARPEGSLSRTIASSLAIQHENKMMTMKDEQYSEKKEDTSNIMDYYKNAVSTKSRREERRGPERENLVEKRRNLPVYKLKKEIVEKVIANKILIVIGETGSGKTTQIPQYLHESDFCKYSSFIKLIKSQKKDENREKRVDNTGNSKSDDSRRDKSKSDDSRRDKSKSDDSRRDKSKSDDSRRDKSNGDDSRRDKSNGDDNTSGSNRDDGTSGSDRDDNTSTRGNRDDSRLDIRPDRRRDKTGHGRSSDDKTVHGKSIDDRVEEKRMIGITQPRRVSCISVAKRVSEEMGCILGNEVGYSIRFNDCTSSSTLIKYMTDGMLLREILHDPYLYHYSTIMLDEAHERTISTDVLFALLKETCLKRDDFRLIVTSATLESEKFSKYFLGAEIFKIPGRFFPVEILHSKEQEMDYLEAALITVLNIHLNEKPGDILVFLTVGQEDIETGCKILNERMKKLENLKPPPLIVLPIYAALPTEVQTQIFMPSPPGTRKCILATNIAEASITIDGILYVIDPGLCKVKSYNPKTGMESLVVAPISKANARQRSGRAGRTAPGKCYRLYTESTFYEEMLPTPVPEIQRVNLTNVVIILKAMGINDFIHFDFMDRPCNEMLIDALDVLYHLGALDEEGLLTRVGRKMAQFPMDPTLSKVLLTSIDLDCCSEIITIISMLSVQNIFYRPPDKKEKSDQSRLRYFQTEGDHLTYLNIYQQWQKNSFSNYYCYQNFLQYRALLKVQEIRKQLISILDHYNFHNFDKRSLDSRGINMNKVERIQKSICSGFFHHSAKRGEESYRTLLDEQNVYIHPSSSLHRRSPEYVVYHELVLTTKEYMRDLTVIKSKWLLELAPTMFVSSGGDKGKFRGRGVKKNIKIQPLHNKFDKDQDSWRLSKRRL; via the exons atggatgGCCTGGAGGAACTTCAGTCACTAAGTGCACTTGCAAAGGTGACTGAGATGCTCAAAAATTATCTCGACGTTGATCAACCG GAATTGGCggaatttataatatttctGGCCAAGAAGGCCAAAGATGTCGAGGATTTTAACAAACTTCTGGACGAAAATGAAGCGAATATGAGTTACGATTTTGTAAATCAGCTGTATCGCACAATTATCGCACTAGACCCACCCAAAAGAG CgttaattaaaacaattatagATGAATGGgatgaaataataaacagaaaCGACGACCAAGTTAATTTTCCAGCACTTACACTGAAGAATGATCCAAACAGAGAAGAATTAAAGGCACCAAAGATAAAA aATGAATTGTCGGACTGGGCCAAAGAGTTGTTGGAAAGGGAAAACCCAAATA TACGAGTATGTGACTTTGGAGCCTTCGTAGAGTTTGAAACATCAGAAGGAGTGTACGATGGACTGGTGCATATCTCACAAGTCTCagaaaaaaggaaaataataaacatacaagACGTGATAAAGAGGAATCAGAAGGTGTACGTGAAAGTAACGTCGATAGAAAAGCATGAGCCTAGTGAAAGGGACAGTAGAAGAAAGAGGCTTAAGATAAGTTTAACGATGAAGAACGTAAACCAGAGTACCGGAAAGGACACTTCGGAGGAGTCATACGAACGAGGGTACGGGTCGGAGCTGGACACGAGTAAGGAGTACGAGGAGTTCGAGCTGGTGAACAACAAGAAGAGAAAGTACATGAACGACATTGACCGGTGGGAAAATCAGCAACTGCTCAAAA GAATTGTACTTTCGCCGATCAAGCTAGTAGCAAGGCCAGAAGGCTCACTCTCGAGGACCATCGCATCATCATTGGCAATACAGCacgaaaataaaatgatgaCAATGAAAGATGAACAGTATAGCgaaaagaaggaggacACGAGTAACATAATGGACTATTACAAAAATGCAGTATCAACAAAGAGTagaagagaagaaagaagAGGCCCTGAGAGGGAAAATTTAGTGGAGAAGAGAAGGAACCTGCCAGTGtataagctgaagaaggagatcGTAGAAAAGGTGATCGCTAATAAGATATTGATAGTTATCGGAGAGACGGGAAGCGGAAAGACGACGCAGATACCGCAGTACCTGCACGAGAGTGATTTCTGTAAATATTCAAGCTTCATAAAGTTGATTAAATCGCAGAAGAAAGACGAAAACAGAGAAAAGAGAGTTGACAACACTGGTAATAGTAAAAGCGATGATAGTAGACgagataaaagtaaaagcGATGATAGTAGACgagataaaagtaaaagcGATGATAGTAGACgagataaaagtaaaagcGATGATAGTAGACGAGATAAAAGTAATGGCGATGATAGTAGACGAGATAAAAGTAATGGCGATGATAACACTAGTGGTAGTAATAGAGATGATGGCACTAGTGGAAGTGATAGAGATGATAACACTAGCACTCGTGGCAATAGAGATGACAGCAGACTGGATATCAGACCTGATAGAAGACGTGACAAAACAGGCCATGGCAGAAGTAGTGATGACAAAACAGTCCATGGCAAAAGTATTGATGATAGGGTAGAGGAAAAAAGAATGATTGGAATAACGCAGCCTAGAAGAGTTAGTTGCATAAGCGTAGCAAAGAGAGTGAGTGAGGAAATGGGTTGTATACTAGGGAACGAAGTGGGATACTCAATAAGGTTCAACGACTGCACAAGCAGTTCGACGCTGATAAAGTACATGACAGACGGAATGCTCCTGAGAGAGATACTTCATGACCCGTATCTGTATCACTACTCAACAATCATG TTGGATGAGGCACACGAGAGAACAATATCTACAGATGTGTTATTCGCATTATTAAAG gAAACGTGCCTGAAGAGGGATGATTTCAGGTTGATAGTGACCTCAGCAACACTGGAAAGCGAAAAGTTCAGTAAATACTTCCTGGGAGCGGagatatttaaaataccagGGAGGTTCTTCCCAGTGGAAATACTGCACAGCAAGGAGCAGGAAATGGATTACCTGGAAGCAGCGCTGATAACAGTGTTGAATATACACCTGAACGAGAAGCCAGGAGACATACTGGTGTTCCTGACAG taGGTCAGGAGGACATAGAAACGggatgtaaaatattgaatgaAAGAATGAAAAAGTTGGAAAATTTAAAGCCGCCGCCACTGATAGTGTTGCCAATATACGCAGCGTTGCCGACAGAAGTgcaaacacaaatatttatgccATCGCCACCAGGAACGAGGAAGTGTATACTGGCGACAAACATAGCAGAAGcatcaataacaatagaCG GAATACTGTACGTGATTGATCCAGGACTGTGTAAAGTAAAGTCGTATAATCCAAAGACAG gGATGGAGAGTTTAGTAGTAGCACCAATATCGAAAGCAAACGCAAGGCAGAGATCAGGAAGAGCAGGAAGAACAGCGCCAGGAAAATGCTATAGATTGTACACAGAGTCGACATTCTACGAAGAGATGTTGCCAACGCCAGTGCCGGAAATACAGAGAGTAAACTTGACTAACGTAGTCATAATACTGAAAGCAATGGGAATAAATGACTTTATACACTTTGATTTCATGGACAG GCCTTGCAATGAAATGTTGATAGACGCACTGGATGTGTTGTATCACCTGGGAGCTCTTGACGAGGAAGGGCTTTTGACGAGAGTTGGAAGGAAAATGGCACAATTCCCAATGGATCCAACACTGTCCAAG GTGCTATTGACGTCGATAGACTTGGACTGCTGTAGTGAAATCATAACGATCATATCAATGCTCTCAGTGCAGAACATATTCTACAGACCGCCAGataagaaggaaaagagtGATCAGAGTAGATTGAGGTACTTTCAAACGGAGGGGGACCATTTGACATACCTTAACATATACCAGCAGTGGCAGAAAAACTCGTTCTCaaactactactgctaccagAACTTCCTACAG taTCGAGCACTGTTGAAGGTGCAGGAAATAAGAAAGCAGCTGATATCGATATTGGACCACTACAACTTCCACAACTTTGATAAAAGGAGTCTGGACAGCAGAGGCATTAACATGAACAAGGTGGAAAGGATACAAAAGAGCATATGCAGTGGGTTCTTCCACCACTCAGCCAAGAGGGGCGAGGAGTCGTACAGAACGCTGCTGGATGAGCAGAATGTGTACATACACCCGTCCTCATCACTGCACAGAAG GAGCCCGGAATACGTAGTGTATCACGAGTTGGTGCTGACCACGAAGGAGTACATGAGGGATTTGACGGTGATTAAGTCGAAATGGCTGCTGGAGTTGGCACCAACAATGTTCGTGTCGAGCGGCGGCGACAAGGGTAAGTTCA GAGGCAGGGGCGTAAagaaaaacataaaaatacaacCGCTCCACAACAAGTTCGACAAGGACCAGGATAGCTGGCGTCTGTCGAAGAGAAGGCTCTGA